The following proteins come from a genomic window of Nothobranchius furzeri strain GRZ-AD chromosome 1, NfurGRZ-RIMD1, whole genome shotgun sequence:
- the phlda1 gene encoding pleckstrin homology-like domain family A member 1 has translation MLENGRKVFKEGLLEKRSDGLLQLWKKKRCVLTEDGVLLLPPKQLDHPQQQQHHGVGGGDSGKVKELHFANMKTVDCVERKGKYVYFTVVMTEGKEIDFRCPQDEGWNAEITLQMVQYKNRQAILAVKSTRQKQQLLVVQMPGQKTVRSSPNVA, from the coding sequence ATGCTGGAAAACGGGAGGAAGGTGTTCAAGGAGGGTCTACTGGAGAAGCGCAGCGACGGGCTGCTGCAGCTGTGGAAGAAGAAGCGCTGCGTCCTGACcgaggacggtgtgctgctgctgCCGCCCAAGCAGCTCGATCacccgcagcagcagcagcaccacggAGTAGGCGGCGGGGACTCGGGCAAAGTCAAGGAGCTGCACTTCGCTAACATGAAGACGGTGGACTGCGTGGAGCGGAAGGGCAAGTACGTCTACTTCACCGTGGTGATGACGGAAGGGAAGGAGATCGACTTCAGGTGCCCGCAGGACGAGGGCTGGAACGCGGAGATCACCTTGCAGATGGTCCAGTACAAGAACCGACAGGCGATCCTGGCCGTTAAGTCCACCCGGCAGAAGCAGCAGCTGCTCGTCGTGCAGATGCCCGGGCAGAAGACCGTCCGCAGCTCACCGAACGTGGCGTGA